The segment CACGTCGCCAAGAACACGCTCGCGCGTATCGCTGCGAAGGACGCTGGTGTCGAGGGTCTGGATGCAGACCTGACCGGCCCCACCGCCCTCGCTTTCGTCACCGGTGACATCGCTTCCGCAGCCAAGGCACTAAAGAACTTCACGAAGGACAACGACAAGCTCGTGCTCAAGTCCGGCGTGATGGAAGGCCAGCTTCTCGACGCCGACGGCGTCAAGGCGCTCGCCGATCTGGAGTCGCGTGAGGTTCTCCTCGCGAAGGCCGCCGGAGCCATGAAGGCTTCGATGGTCAAGGCTGCATTCGTCTTCAAGGCATCCGCCACGAAGACGGTACGTACCGTTGACGCCCTGCGTGCGAAGCAGGAAGCCGCTGCCTAAAGCAGCAACCCACCAATTGTTAAGCACCTCACCTGAGGGAACTGCCTCGCAAGTAGGCAAAGGAAGGAAGGTCAATCATGGCCAAGCTCACTGTTGACGAGCTCATCGATGCTTTCAAGGAGCTCACCCTTAT is part of the Trueperella abortisuis genome and harbors:
- the rplJ gene encoding 50S ribosomal protein L10 translates to MKRTEKSAEIAELTEAFRSSDAVLLTEYRGLSVEQMKTLRRALGSDVRYHVAKNTLARIAAKDAGVEGLDADLTGPTALAFVTGDIASAAKALKNFTKDNDKLVLKSGVMEGQLLDADGVKALADLESREVLLAKAAGAMKASMVKAAFVFKASATKTVRTVDALRAKQEAAA